The genomic window GGAATATATTCTATTTCGCCTTtgaatatacaaatatttacaagccAGGGATGGCAAGATACTTGAAAGAATATTACGTAAGGCAATACATCAGAATTATGATAATGTGGATGATAATCATAGCTactaaacataattttttatcgattttgacTTGATAAATAGATTAACCTTTCACCGCTTAACCAAAGCAGATTCAGATGGAAATATTTGCGTGTAAAATTTATTAATGCAGACAGACTAGGACTACGTGGTTTGATGGGATTGCCGCGGGTTAAAgcgaaaccgcggaaaacagctCGTTACTTCATAAACGTAAATATCGTACGCCTATCCCTATTTTTGCTGTACAAATCTATGTGTACTTCCATTGTGTGTAGCATTTTGTCGGTGGTTGCGTACAAACATCGAGGCGAAAAAAAGTTCCTGAGAAAATGTTCCTTTTTGAAAAAACATCATAGTCGTCATTTTGTTACGTTaccactttaaaaatgaaagaGAAAAGTAGAGGAAGTTATTTGTACGAAATATTATTTCCCTAACGTGGTAGGCGAGGTTCGCGCAAACTAGCCTCCAGTGCAGGCACCGACGCTTCTGAGATAAGGTAAGACCTTCATAACAGTACTTTATAACGTTAGAATTGTAACCAAAGATAACAGTGTTTTTATAACTAccttgtaaaaaatacaaacaaataaaggaCGTTACTTTAAACCATCCAAAAGCTTTTAGGAGTATCGATTCTGTCCTGTACGAGGTCACACATTTTTACCTTTCACACTAGACAAGGGTGACCCGAagaatttttaacattaccctATTCTGAAAAGGATACGTGGGTGATCCTACATGAACATTGTCTGTCACAGGCCTAATGAAAATCTTGTAAACCACACACGCTCAGCAGTAGTTTCTCTACACATAAAATAAGGTTATGTATTCGTCTACACATAAGTACATACTTTTACATTACAATTTTGGTAGCTGTTTTCAAATTCTTTACTTCACAGTCTCGTGTCGGTAAGCGCGCGAGGTGAACGTATGCATCTCATTAGCGAGTTACATTTTTTAATCGTTGTGCATCGGTCCCTGCGCGCTGCAGTACTATACGTACCTgcggccgcgcccgccgccgcctaGCGATAACGACGACACTGATCACGATTCAAGTGTATGGACAAAAATAGTAACCAGACGGAGAATGATAGTGCCATAATTATGGATAGCAATATTAATGATCGGGAGCAAGAGATGTCAGATTCTGAAGGGGAGTATCACCGAGAAGAGATAATAGTACAAGCTGAAATAGAAGAGAATACATTAAGACCAGAGAAGCGAGACCGAAGTGATGAAGAGGAAGAATGGAATTTAGTAAATAGAAAGgagaagaaattaaaaatgcagAAGGAGAAAATCGAGATATATTTATCAAGCCAGGAAAGAATGCCTAAACAATTTGCGTTAgccaaattgtttaaaatgagTGGTATAGTGGATATAGAcagagtaaaatatataaatcccTTTAAAGTGCGCATCGAGGTAGACAATGAGTTTAgcgcaaataaaattgagaaatgTCAAGCATTTATAGACAGGAACTGGAACATACAGAGGGCTATGGAAAGAAGCTCATCCTATGGGGTAATTAGGGATGTGGATTTAGATCTATCGGATGAagatatattaaaatgtatatccTGTAAGAAGCCAGCTGAAATAATATCTGTATATCGGCTAAAACGCCGTGACCCGGAAGGAATAGGCTGGCAGCCGAGTGAAGCCGTCCAGGTTTGTTTCAAAGGTTCCTTTATACCACAATATGTGTACGTAGAAGGTTTGCGTATCAAGGTTACACCATACTTGTTTCCGGTATCGCAATGCTCCAAATGCTGGAAATATGGTCACTTGTACAAGAAATGTCCTTCTAGTAAAGTAGTTTGCCCGAAATGTGGTGGACCCCACGAGAACTGTGAAACAGAAACCTTTAGGTGTGTCAACTGCAGCGGTAAACATATGGCATTGGCTAAAAATTCTTGTccagtatttttaaaagaaaaaaagataagCGAGATTATGAACGAGTTCAACTGCACTCATAGAAAGGCACTATCGGTTTACGTTCCTCCGTCGCCAGTGAATGTCGACAACAGCAGTGCTGAGATACAGCCGCACCCcagcatttcacttcgattcgtaatgtcatttcatactttaggggaggtaggggagggatgggcactttttcacaatttattgcataaaaaatcagattttacagatcattatcaacttttattgccatttcttatattcggctagatataatgaaagagctttcctaaaaattacaatcagtttcaacattacgagatatttaaacggttttatttagctcaccccgtttgttttattatttattcttggatcaaatttagtaattcaaatttcaccctcttcctgtcaaccgattggtctgaaattttgtatacacctttaattaaatccaatatggccgccggcacaaaatggcacagccccctcaatatgggtatcaaatgaaagggctacacaagtagaatactgtcagcaaccccagcggggcgcaacagggccaaggcctgcctgcacgtcgattctctaaaattcgaacaacaactcgcatttcacttcgctattcactctcacttcgcattcgattcagaacgaccttgattttgcattctgtaaacatcacctaatcacttgcgaagtgaagtgagctcgacatcgaccaatgctgtgctagtgacttcccactcgacaaaatgtcaaccgagattaatcagtttttaattttatcagttttgacacagaattttagctaaatatgatgttttagttataatttgttattgtaaggaatttgaggcagcttttaagtataaaataaacagaaatctctaaattcgtgctgtgaatataatctatgcttaccctacgaaaaaaaatactgacagcgccaatttgcctttcttgctgattttgaggaaaccttatatattttttactacggccggattgttcagagcttccactacttcatttatgcaacgagatgcagacggttgcgataaataagttctgatgccctctttcataaccttctggtaaccgccactagccaagaatgataaagtacatagtatctgtgaaacaataaatcaataaaaaatgtaatacctactttatctggatttagtgaaaacaaaattgagaccaatttggttattttcatgcttaagagaataccaatattataactgaagtacagagtcttttgaaaacatatcagctggcggggaaaccacataaagggaatactccttattaagaactaagtgtttttcttattattgtgtgcttgattacaatttttcaactataaactgtgtcaatacttacttttacacgagttgtaagtcctttgcctcgacgttttgtgggctttatcagggcagtaaatcagactccagttggtcaattagctcctttgacaatctatatatgctcacatagtcatcatcgcgagttaataaagataaactacgaattctagcagattgttgacgcttttctaaattatctaaagcatgagcttcttctaataaagatttaagcaaaaacattctagccatcgttaaaggtaggcacttaatcactttaaaacacttagaactttatttaaacactattttaaatataatagtctctagatcaagttggcaacggtacctgaaacaagattctataaaggatttttcgcgcagatttataacctcacaaattttcactgacgaagaagagcaaaatttacaaattatacattacatggtatgtccaagcctccctaccatagggagcattggacactttgacttagtttatgaaaaaaatcggtaaaaacttttaagttaaacggttttatcttatgtgcactgaaaactagaaaataaaaatagttacttacctttcaacctacgtaggtggtcccggtcatattagactaaaataaaacgtggggcccattaactattgctgtagtactctcttctaaaggtataataggtgtggattgcatcgacttactataattgtaactggagattttgacaatcaataattaataatagaaaatacacatacctttcattagttttctctttataacgatccgaaaccgcaacaaaatatttaagtacttttacgagtgtttgttcttgacaactcacagaaatgacagatagtctatggatgaacaccgttaccagtcggtaacgtaaactacccaataaaaaaaactatgatcagaaatcagaataaaaggaccccttttattctgatttgatcatctcccaactgcccatctctcccctacctcccctatagatagacagatttagacagatctgtcaaaatctcgactttgatttagttcaacttgtcaacacgctcgatagtgaagcgctagtgtagtttgacaatgtcaatcacgaaactttaaggtagaattccgtgggtcgcgattgtcgcagccgcgcgcgacaaaagtcaacctatgaaaatgtatggcaccgctgccgagggctgcgacagtcgcgcgcggacgacgaatttcgtgagccgctcgcggccgtacgcttctcaacatggtctagcgcttaataacatctatagaattttagtaaaaccagaattaaatttttgacaatgccgcgagcagcttacgaaattcgtcggccgcgcgcgactgtcacgggcctcgacaacggtgccatacattttcataggttgactattgtcgcgtccacggaattctacctttagatcgaagtcgaagtgagagtgatgtcgaagtgagttgtgatattttatagaatcgacatgctgcaCGCGTATTGTTGAGAACACTAAAATGGAAATGGATTATGTTTTCAGTGATTCCCCCGTTCATATTCCTACTTTTTCGGAAATTGTCAAGGCAAAGACTTCGATACCTGTTACAAAAAAGAAAGTCTCACCGGTCAAATCTTCTGTCAAACAAAATCGACTGAATGATGTGTGCGAAATAGATCAGATTACGACGACCACGACAGAGACGACTGGCCAGGATAAGACGGATAAAATTCCTCTCAGGAACACATaaaagaagtcggttaatttTGAAGAACTTCTTAGCAGATtgaaggaaattatttttgagaGGGCAAACAATGGAATGGAAATTTCATGAAATAACAAGATGCTGTCTTGAGTGGTTTATATTAGTGGTAGTCGATTATGTTTCAGATTGGTCATTGTTTAAGATAATTTTGgattacttttataataatggtTAAAAACAATCATATTGTTAAGCTAAATTTAATGCAATGGAATTGTCAAAGTCTTAAACCTAAGTTAGTTACTTTAGAGCAACTTCTTTGtcagaataaaattcatattgcCGCACTCAGCGAAACTTGGTTAGATGGTGAAGCACATGTAAAGGTCAATGACTACATCATTTACCGTAAAGATCGCGATGACGGTTATGGTGGAGTTGCAGTTCTGGTACACAAATCAATTCAATCTAGCCCGGTAACTCTAACCACTGTTAATCCAGGAATTGAAATAGTTGGGGTCAGGGTGTATAACTGTGACTATATCCAACATATTGTATCTGTGTACTGTGCACCATCAGTTCACACTGAACGCCGGGATTGGGATCATATTTTCTCTCTGTTCAACAGCAAATGGATGGTCTTAGGAGATTTCAATGGCCACCATACAAATTGGTCATGCAAGACAGATCATACAGGTTTACAAATCTATGATGCATTAATGGATAGTTCCCTAGTAACTTTAAACGATAACAAGCCAACCCGTATTAAATTAGTAAATAGCCAGTTGCAATCTTCTTCTCCAGATATATCTTTAGCTTCCGTAGACATAGCTTATAAACTAAATTGGACCACTCTCAATGAAACCTTAGGCAGTGATcacattgttattaaaatttcaacacATGTATCCTGTGTCTCGCAACCCATCGTACGGCGAAATTATAAAGGGGCAGATTGGTCCGGGTATCATAACTTTTTGGCAATGATCTGTGAGAATTTTAACATTTCAGATAATCTGCAAGACTCGTACGATACATTTTGTGATTATATAGATATGGTCGCTGAAATTAACAT from Helicoverpa armigera isolate CAAS_96S chromosome 2, ASM3070526v1, whole genome shotgun sequence includes these protein-coding regions:
- the LOC135118726 gene encoding uncharacterized protein LOC135118726, whose amino-acid sequence is MDKNSNQTENDSAIIMDSNINDREQEMSDSEGEYHREEIIVQAEIEENTLRPEKRDRSDEEEEWNLVNRKEKKLKMQKEKIEIYLSSQERMPKQFALAKLFKMSGIVDIDRVKYINPFKVRIEVDNEFSANKIEKCQAFIDRNWNIQRAMERSSSYGVIRDVDLDLSDEDILKCISCKKPAEIISVYRLKRRDPEGIGWQPSEAVQVCFKGSFIPQYVYVEGLRIKVTPYLFPVSQCSKCWKYGHLYKKCPSSKVVCPKCGGPHENCETETFRCVNCSGKHMALAKNSCPVFLKEKKISEIMNEFNCTHRKALSVYVPPSPVNVDNSSAEIQPHPSISLRFRHRGKVGKGDFGQSVPLHPDTEAFVMLSPGRGALQDDSDSCIVL